ATTTGAAGACTATGACTGTTAGCCTTAACTATTCAAGATATGTTCTTAAAATTATTTAGATTAGAGATTTTTATCGTTCCCTGATGGGGTTAACCGATTAAGCAGAATATTATTTTAGCCCATGCTAGCATAAAAAATTTTTTTATTAACATTGCTTAATTTTTTTTCTGTCAGTAATTACACTCAGATGCTATAAATACTAAAGTAAAGATAAAGGTAAAGATCTATGGTTCCTATTAATGATGAAAATCCCATTAAAATTACGCCTTATGTGACCTATGTTTTAATTGCCATCAATATTGTAGTTTTCATTTATCAGTTAACGTTATCAGAGTCAGAATTACAGCAATTTTTTCAAAACTTTGCGGTTATTCCCAGACAGTTAACTGCTAGTTTTGATGGGATTGAGGTAGGTAATGCGATTCCGGAGCCTTTAACGTTGATTACTTGTCAGTTTCTCCATGGGGGTTTCTTGCATATTGGTTTTAATATGTTGTATCTGTGGATTTTCGGTAATAATATCGAAGAAGAGTTAGGATCGGTCAAATTTTTAATCTTTTATTTAGCTTGTGGAGCTTTGGCGGCTTTAACTCAGTGGTTTTTTTCAGCCCCGTCGACTATTCCCAGTTTGGGAGCGAGTGGAGCGATCGCGGGGATAATGGGAGCGTATATTCTCAAATTTCCCAATGCGCAAATTTTAACGCTTTTGCCTTTAGGATTTTTGATTTTACCTTTAAGAATACCTGCTTTTGCTTTTTTGGGGTTTTGGTTTGTACAACAGGCTTTTAATGGTGTTGCTTCATTAGATCCTAATGTCGGGGTGGGAATGCAACAGGGAG
This genomic window from Gloeocapsa sp. PCC 73106 contains:
- a CDS encoding rhomboid family intramembrane serine protease; the protein is MVPINDENPIKITPYVTYVLIAINIVVFIYQLTLSESELQQFFQNFAVIPRQLTASFDGIEVGNAIPEPLTLITCQFLHGGFLHIGFNMLYLWIFGNNIEEELGSVKFLIFYLACGALAALTQWFFSAPSTIPSLGASGAIAGIMGAYILKFPNAQILTLLPLGFLILPLRIPAFAFLGFWFVQQAFNGVASLDPNVGVGMQQGGVAYWAHAGGFIFGIILAPILGLFARKR